A segment of the Lycium ferocissimum isolate CSIRO_LF1 chromosome 10, AGI_CSIRO_Lferr_CH_V1, whole genome shotgun sequence genome:
AGGCCATGAGATGGATTTTGAAGACACGTTGAAACTTAGCTTCCTAGTTAAATCTAATTTTGACCATTCATGTCCTAGAAATGATTTAGATAAGTTTGACTTCTCCCGTTTGGAAACAGTCTCAAATAGCATtgtaatcttttttttcttttcttttttaatttaagtccTCGACTATGCATCTATAAAAACATAGAGCGAAAGCAAGTGTAACATATTTGACAAACTGATACTTCATTAGAACTTCGCCAAAAGGCCGGGAAGGttataataaattttatgaaCTGATACAACCAAGAATGATGATTAACATTACAGTTCAACagataataaaataatagaTGCGGGAAATAAGACATTTGAAAGTTGAGCAATGTGCAGGAGAGTGGTAAGTGTTCAGTGGGGCGACAAAACACTGCACGTAAATGTAAACATTTTAAACCCTTTCGGAGTTGGGCTGCAATGCCTTACTAATTGTACTCGTACCAAATAAGAGGGGAAGGAGTCATAGTTTCTTTACGCAAAATAAACCGTTAATTCCTGCTCCTTCCTTTCTACTAGATGCACTGCTGAACATCCATTTTCAACTAACTGCGCCGTGaatgttttttccttttgaattaACTATGTCAAGAGTCAATTATCATAGAAGTATACTCTCTTTATTAGCATAGCAAATTATGGCAAACCTCATATGAGAATGAGTGGATTATGATGTATAGACAAGAAATTGGTCaaatcatatactttggaaGATCAAATAAAAAACAGATGAGAAGTCAAAGAAACACAAGAATCACCTAAAGACAAATCAAAGACACAAGAATCACCTAACACACGGTTGACACAACCATGACTTAACTAGTTCTACATTGGACAAGAAAAGGAAGGGTAGTTGGTAACATAAACATTCCATTCTTTATTGCATGTTTGAGCAACTGAACAAAGTAAAGGGGCAATTTTTTCAACAGAAAAAGCAAAACGGGTGTTTTCTGGGGCTTTGAAGCAGCGCCACTAATATTAAGGCATGTTCTTCTAGAGTTCTCAGAGGGTCGGATTCTGGATAAAAACTTATCAGACAATACCAGGATCCAACTTTTTGTCATTGAAGAGATCCATTTACCCCAATTTAAGAGCTAGTATGAAGAGACTAACCATCCGTCAAATCCAATTTCAAAAAGAACCGCAAATGAGGCAATTAACTCTGTGCGGGTCTTTATCCAGTTTTATGTGGTCACATCAGTCTCTTTAGCTATCCATATCTAGCTAGCTCATGTGAAAAGAGCTTGCTTCTCGGATTTATTTGGTCACACTTAAGCATTTGGCGCCTAACTTCTAACTTGTCTTTAAAAATACCCCTCCTCCTAAATTCTGTATCCTAACTTGATGGGATATAAGTACCAGAGCTATGAGTTGAAGTTTAATTTAAAAGGAAATGAGACTTAAATTGAGGATAAGTTAACGTTTTGCTAAATGTGAACATTAATAAGTATAGAAAGTAATTTTGATGTTACTTATTTGGCAATGCAATATGAATTTACCAATTTTATAGAGAAACAATAGATAATGTAAAGTCGgacaatcttttaaaaaaatatataccagACAAACAAGATCCTATTAGCATGCTTATATTCATAGTTCAATAGCGTTTGAAAAGTTAAGAGCATGGACGTCAGTCGTCAAGTACAGTAGAGGAAATAAGCGAACATTTTATTTCAATGGAAAGTAACATTAACTAATTCCTGTCAACCTCCTTTGTTTTCAGCAAGTATCTAGTTTCATACTAAGAAACTTATGAAGCTAGAGGTCCAGCAGCCTCTGTACAATcacagtaaaataaaaaataaaaagcaagtTTAACATGCCAGAAATAATTAGATACCGAGAAGAAAAAACAACGGAGGTAGGATTTCTTACAGTATCAGACGAACAAATTATCCGGGTTCCTGATTTTGATGAAGGAGATAGTTGAGAAGATGGCCTCTGGCCTTATTTATAGCAGCAAAACATAGGCACAAATGCTCCTCAAGACCCAAAAGCTCTTCCAGAAAATTGTTATGTTTCCTGTGGAGTTGCTTTACTACCTCCTGGATAGGGTATCGGTCTTTTCCTCTCTCTAATGCAAAGCGAACAAGTCGCTTGTAGTACTCCACTGCATCATATAATCGGTTCACCAAGCAAATTATTGTTTCTAAATGATTGTGGAGGAAAAAGATCCCTTTCGTTGCATCATCCAGCTGCACCAGATGGACTAGTTCTTTTTTACCCATTTTTGAAGGGAGGCAAACAGGGCATATCGGGGCTGCTGCTACAAGGGCGACAAGAGCGTGAGAAGCTATAGTGACAGCTGTTACGATCACTCCAATAGTAGCTCCAACTAAACATATGACTGAGCCTTTGGTAGCATGTCGGAGAAATTGGACCTTCGAACGTGATTTGTGTAAAAGAAGGTCGAGCTCACGCTTTAGCTCGAAGTAGCAATGACGTATGTCGTTGAAGTTATGGGTGTCTTGTCTAGGAAAGGGATTAGTAAGGCTGTCAAATTGGAGGAAGATGTCGAAGGCCCAATTGCATTGAGCTTGCGAAAGGGAATGTCCGGACGACTCCGTATCCAAGGTAAGAACATCGAGCAGCTTATGAATGGGAGCATACAAGAGTCGAGAGTGGTTTACACTTTGAGAGAAAAGGATACAGAGACGAGTCGTTTCCTCACTATCGTCCAAGTACTTAGCGATAAGTTGGTTTAGGGCATCTTGTTTTATATGCAACATTGCCTCTTGGACGCTTTCATGATTCGGTTTAAGGACATCTTCTAATTTCAGTGACTCCTCTTGGAATTCAACTTGTGCTGCCTCAACACTAAGGTCAGAAGGGACCTCAAGATGGACCTTGGACCATATCTCGCCGTAGGAAGAAGTTTGCACAGCATGGGAATATGCTCGTGATAGGTTAACGGTGGGGGAAGAACTTGTTGTGTTATCATCACCTAAGCCACCTGCAGTTTATTCACATAGATTTTAGAGATAACTACAGTCCAATGCCTTCTGGTGATCTAATTTACAAAATACccagtatatatgtataggttTTTTATatggccaaagtcatagatggacccctgaacttgtcctgatttttcatttagaccCCCCAATTGAGGGTCGTACCATATGAACCCTTCAAGACAACTGTTAATGTGCCATTTGAACACAAAATAAATATGCAACAACACACAAATGGTGCGTGTAATTCACAcgcaaaaataacaaataagacGGAGCCACGTGGATtttagctttaaaaaataaaaataaaaggattttacaaaaaaaaaaaaaaaaaaagtaaaaacaaaaatagtcatcttcttcagtGCCCCCGACCCCTCTCCTCTTCTTCAGCCCCCCACCGCCCCTCtccttcctctctttttcttcttcctccacTAGCCATCCGTCGTCCTCCCACTCCCAactaattcttttccttctaaacaatttactttaaaaaacaataaaCATCAATAGCAGCAGCAggaagaaagaggaaaagcaAGAAAAGTTAAGGGGTGTGTTTGGatgaagggttttttttttttgtgtgtttatttCAAAGGactattgattttttttggtcCATTAATGGAGAAATCATGGACTATTGATTTTTTTGGTCCATTAAGGGCTCGAATTTGCTGTATTTGAACAAAGCAAAAGAAGAAAGCGACACGGCGGCGGCGGTGGAATCCGGCTTCACCGGAAAAAATTGACAGCGGGCCGGTGGATTCCGGCTTCggatcggggggggggggggggggggggggctgggttttaggattttttttttaaatgtttttttttattagttaaattgttttaaaataagttttttcttataattatttttttaattattaaaaaatttaaaaaggaaaaaattggcATCTCCCTTTTAGAGCGGTGCATTGCACGCGCTATGCCACCTCAATAATTGTGTTTAAATGGCACATTAACAGTTGTCTTGAAGGGTTCATATGGTACGACCCTCGGTTGAGGggtctaaatgaaaaatcaggacaagttcggggtccatctatgactttggcctttttatattaagtataattacacatataatatacatacaatattcataaatatacatgtatatacataatcaatgtataggttttgtatattttggctagcaTCCGTAATTAACTTTGACCGACGggccaaaaatggaaaaaaatccCTAGATTTCAAGCTATCAGAATCTACAATAAGGGGCTTCGAAAACTGCTAAAGTTCCATTCAAGCCACTTGACTTTGATTTTTTGGTAATTGAACCATACAAATTTTAGAATATGAAGCAAAAAATTAAGTGAATGTcaacaaaaaagggaaagaaaactCCATGCCATCCACATAATTTCTAGGGGACACACAGGTATATGCATTTTGTTAGAAAAAAGATTGTCATAATATAAGCATCAGATCTTATTTTCTAGCCGctaacttgaagaaaatatcaTCTGAAGGGATTCTactttccctttattttttagATAAACTAGAATTTTGTTAATACAATGGTGTTTGAAAATATGTATTGAACATATTGTAACCATGTTTGATTCAAACTGATTAGCCAGACACAAATTGCTAttctccaaaagtacttttctgaAAGGCACTTCTGACAAAAAGCACTGTTCAAAATAAGCAGATTTcgaaagcttggccaaacagagTATAAATTTCTAGAACTTTTGGTTAATAAGATACAGTTTACAAGTGCCAAGTTACCAAGTTACAAATTGTGCCACAAATTATTTTACACATAATGTGGCTTTTATTCATTTTAATAACTTCAATGCTTCAAACATTTCAAGCAGCATAAATTTCAGTTAAGGGTCCAACATAGAACCTGCCCAAAGTGACTTataagggaaaagaaagaacatGGTCAAAGTGTAATTGGCCCCTTTTTGTACTTTCACTACAtctaaattcataaaaataccTTCCAAAGATGGAGATGACGTGTTAGTTGTTGCTGTTAATGATAACTGCCGCAGACAATGCAGCATTTGTTTCCACGGTATAGTACTGGGTATACAGCATAAACAGGAAACATTTGCTGATGACACGTAGAAAATTCAATCAAAGAGCCAAAGTGCAAGCATAATCTCCAAGAGCAAGCTATaacacaacaaaataaaaaaaggtgaAATAAGTACTGAATGATGGAAATAGTTTTAAGTGAAATAAGCACAGAGTGACGGAAAAGTTCTCCATGTAAGTAGATGAACACCAAGCCCTGTTTGCTAATAGAGGGGAAGATGGCAGAGTTACTCGAGAAGCCAAAACATAAGAATACACATTCTAGTTGCTAGTCATGTAAAGAAATGGAGAAATCCATCTTGGCTTCTCAAGAGTCACAAATAAGGCAATGAGTTGATGGATACACTCAACGGCGGAGCCACAGTGGTGGTTGCAGGTTCGGCTTAACCCAATAACCTTGGCTCATATCGTGTTAGTTGTCTTGAAATTCATTTAGgagccgtttggccatgagaattattcatttttttccggAAGAATATTTCACTCTATTTCAAAATCagtgtttggttataaaattTCTAAATCCAACTTGGAGTTGTATTCCAAATTTGGAAAAGTGCTCCAAACCTGTTTCCAACTCTTCACAAATTCCAAAAGTGTTTTATTCTCTCCTTTGCAAAAAAGGATAACCAAACACAATCCAACTTCATAAATTCCTGataaactgaaaaatatttggaatctatggccaaactcCTACTTAATATGTACAACTAATTTATCCAGAGCCTAGTAAGCAAAAAAGAACTATAGTCCAGAACCCATAAACTAAAAATCCTGACTCTGCCCCTAGAACCTACACTGAAGGTAACATTCCACACCCTATCTTAGTTTGGACATTTTAATCAATCTCATGAACGAGTACATCGGCTAAGTTCCATTTCATCCTCAACTAACAGCAAACAAACATTTCTTCCAACCTCCAcatatctcttttttttttttaactttcaatCCTTTTTCTACTACTAcatctatcccaatttatatgatacactttcctttttagtctgtcccaaaaagaatgatacatttccttatttgacaataatttaactttaaactttaccttttacgcttaacgagatgatctataaccacataaatatatttggcttattttagactacaagattcaaaagtcttccttatttcttaaactccgtgtctcgtcaaactatatcacataaattgggacagagggagtatttatcCTTTTCGTTGCATTCCTCAAATTAAATGCAGAAACAGTAACAATGAGTCGTACTACACTTTGCAACAATTTCCATTGTTACTAACATACCACACATACCCAActcaaaaattgaaattaacattactaaaaaaaaaaaaaaaaaaaaaatttatagcTTTTCTTACAAAGatgataaaaacatgaattcagataaaacaagagaaagaaaataattttaccaAGAAATTGACAAAAAGCACAAACTTGTCCCCATTGAATCACAAACAAGCATAAATTCACTCCCAAATGTAAttcttaaccaaaaaaaaaaggttctttTGGAACACCCAAAAGTCCAAATTGGTTGAAATATCAGTCAAACTAGTACtatgagaaaaagaaataaagtgcAAGAATTAAAATTTATCAAATAATTGACAAAAAGATCAATAAATACACTCTTAAATGAAATTCTTACACAGAAATCAGTATTTCTCGAACACCCAAAACACCAAATGGTCGAAAAGTTGTCCCAAATTACTTTGGTGTGTATCtaaagggatatatatatagagagagagagaaaattgtTATTGAATTTTAGTGTGAATTTGTCTATGGCTGCTTGCTAGAAAAGCAacataaatagttttttttttttatttatttaattattacataggggtaaGGGAGGGATTCTGACGTGGGATTCGGCGCTAACCTTCTTAAGGTGAAAATTTAGGGTAGTCGATCAGTCCAACTACTAAATTTACTATATGCTTGATGGAGGGATTAATAAGTTGTGCTTTTAGCTTGGGCACCTTTTGAAAAAACTACTCATTCGGAGAAAGTAAGATgtattttactaacttacccttAATAAAtgctttggaaaaaaaaatgtagcttTTTTGTAGTTTCTTGTTTATGTAAAActctttttatttaaataagggtaaaattggaagaaCATCATTAATGCCTTCTTGACTTGGGTTGGGtataaataccgaaaatcgaaaaatcggACCAATccgaaccaaacttcaaaaaatcgaaccaaaactaactagtttggttcggtgttcgatgtccaccttcaaaaaatcgaaactgaaatagccgaaccgaaaaaccgaacgcccattgaaatttaattcattacccaaaaaaattaaaatagtccagacACATTAAGTTTAAGctcaaaaaaaatccaattgtaTACAAGCCCAattttgcttttgtatccctaaCTTTCCACTTCAgttgaaaaaatcaaatttccttaACAAAGGAAGGTGACTAGGATGTTTCTTTaagattaatgtatgtcctttatatgttttcttaattattcttacggtaCGTATATAACACCTGGTAATCCTATATCATAGTTATGGatttctgttcttgtgtattctgtttgtttgattttaatttcaatttatcagttttatgttttattgcttttgagaatatgaattagtgtaaatagaatctcttctaatatcatatcaaaaaaatcgaattgaaaaaaccgaaatagccgaaccgaagtttgataaaatcaaactgaagaaccgaacgcccacccctattCTTGACTATGTGAAGcactatttattttgaaataaaaagaaaaaggtaaaaacaccacttattttaaAATGGAGAGAgtaaaaattatagaaaatttaaaaaaaaaatatagaaaattaaaaaaaaaaaacaatcaccCTTATTTGTTGGTTTTTGAAGCGTTTACAACTTAATTCGGTTGTCGTTAAAATCAAAAGGGATAAtggcactttttttttgtccttgtGATACATGACTTgcatatttaaccttcaattagtTAATATGTATGTCTTTGGCCCCTTTATGTATGACTACTTATAATACTATATTACCATCAAATAGAACAAATTTAACATAACACATGAATAATTAAGTGATGAAATGGTTAATAATTAGGGTAAATTGTGAATATTTACAAGCAAAGAGATTAAAAGTGCACAGTTCAATTAGTTGAAGGTTTAATGTGCTTAGTCTAGTTTCATACTAATTAAAATCAGAATTTATCAATACTGATGGACTAAAAGTGTTATTACCAAATCAATtacttttaactttttcttattttatttggatttttcAGTTTATCTAATCCACATAAAATATACATTCAATACGCATATCAATTAGAAAGAATAAATATgcaataaatataatttaattttttacatAAGTCAATATATGTTTAGCTAGAATTGAAAAAGTAGagaaatttataatttattgaAACATCCTTGTGTGAATTGAACAACttacatacatattcattattCACTTTCAAGATTAAGGAGAATCATAAGCTCCAAATCAattgaaaacataaacatatatttaCATTCAAAAAACATATGTATGCAACACATGATATATAAAGCCTAAAGGCATCGGGGGAAAGCCAGAAGGCTTCAAGTGTATAGTTTGAAGACATCAAGTGAGAGAGACTAAGAGTGTCAAACAAGGTTAACTCGAGTAGTCAATTAAGCATTAATTCACTTTCCTAAAGTATCTAATTCACTTCTAACGTATGATTACAAGCCAATTTCTATTTCAAATGcttgaataacatcaaagaagaATGGTTTTACTCATATATTGTGTATTGTATGGTTAAATTCATTCTACTTACTATTTTTGGCGACTCAAGCATATGTTTGTCCCCACAAACACCTCAACATAAAACCATATAAAACTCTATCATGCACTTCATCAAATACATTAATTAAAAGCATGCATTTAGAGAAATCTAGGCAAATCCAAGCTAAGGACTTTGGCCGTTAGATTAGCCCGAACAAGTCGTAATACTAAATTTTCATAACGTAAAATTTAAGCTATGTTTCACTTACGACATTTTGCCCcggtttttataaaaaaattattccaaactaGTTCTCCCTATCCTTAAACATACTTATAATCTTTTGAACATATGATTTAAGTATTCCACGAAATACAAAAGGCAAGGTTGTAAAATTAAATCGAttttaaaattgtaaaaaataGATATGATTTAAGTATAGGGAGAACTAGTTTGGAACATATGATTTAAGTATTCCACGAAATACAAAAGGCAAGGTTGTAAAATTAAATCGAttttaaaattgtaaaaaatagaaataaaactACTCAACTCGTCTCAGCCCCGATCTGCCCACATATTTAATGGGTGTGGGTTATATCGGGTTGTCACATTTAAAAATGggcaaaatacatatatatacatctttagAGTAAATATTTACAAAACGCGACGACAATTTTCAGTTTACAAGATATAACAGTAGAACACTTACAAACCTATACAAAACCCAATTAGACAGCCAAATAATTATACACCCACGGAATCACGCAAATACCGTTGGTTCCTACTCTTCCCATAATATCTCCCTGCGATTTTTCTCCCTCAATTTCGCTCAATGTTTCGCCCTATCTCTTCAGTTTTCACTGAGGATTCGAATGTGATTNNNNNNNNNNNNNNNNNNNNNNNNNNNNNNNNNNNNNNNNNNNNNNNNNNNNNNNNNNNNNNNNNNNNNNNNNNNNNNNNNNNNNNNNNNNNNNNNNNNNCATTCGatgttttttgtcctttttttcatTAGAGCAAACAATCGATGTTTTTAGATGTATTTGACCGATGCTTTCGGGATAAATTATCATTTAACCAAAGAAATCTCAAAAGGGCGATGCGTTCCAT
Coding sequences within it:
- the LOC132032849 gene encoding UPF0496 protein At3g19330-like, whose translation is MLHCLRQLSLTATTNTSSPSLEGGLGDDNTTSSSPTVNLSRAYSHAVQTSSYGEIWSKVHLEVPSDLSVEAAQVEFQEESLKLEDVLKPNHESVQEAMLHIKQDALNQLIAKYLDDSEETTRLCILFSQSVNHSRLLYAPIHKLLDVLTLDTESSGHSLSQAQCNWAFDIFLQFDSLTNPFPRQDTHNFNDIRHCYFELKRELDLLLHKSRSKVQFLRHATKGSVICLVGATIGVIVTAVTIASHALVALVAAAPICPVCLPSKMGKKELVHLVQLDDATKGIFFLHNHLETIICLVNRLYDAVEYYKRLVRFALERGKDRYPIQEVVKQLHRKHNNFLEELLGLEEHLCLCFAAINKARGHLLNYLLHQNQEPG